In Legionella lytica, one genomic interval encodes:
- the kdpA gene encoding potassium-transporting ATPase subunit KdpA: MITLIASLQTIVFLLVLLATVKPLGWYMAKVYEGKHFWLNRIGDRLELFIYRACRIKTSQAMDWKCYLTSMLIFNLLGLLAVYLIQRLQIYLPLNPHQFPSPTSDLALNTAVSFATNTNWQAYAGETTMSYFTQMLALTPQNFISAATGMSLLVAISRGIAQHESTNLGNFWVDMVRSILYILLPLSFIFALILVSQGVIQNIKPNQTIHLVQTDQQSLIDASGQPIKDKSNTIQTATKPLTEQVIPMGPVASQVAIKQLGTNGGGFFNTNSAHPFENPTPLSNFLEMLAILLIPAALCYTFGELVHDRRQGWAILTAMFIVFIPFVMFGIMAEQKGNPALTSMGISPTAIASSYPGGNMEGKETRFGITSSALWSMATTAASNGSVNSMLDSYTPLGGLIPLWMMHLNEAIFGGAGSGLYGMLMFVILTVFVTGLMVGRTPEYLGKKIEPYEMKMASVAVLVMPLSVLVSTALAVVTQSGLSAISNPGMHGFTEVLYTFTSIGNNNGSAFSGLNANTPFYNLLGSLIMLISRYWIAIPTVALAGSLAQKKIIPQTTGTLATHTPLFIILLICIIFLVGALSFLPALALGPIVEHLTLWGQYGS, encoded by the coding sequence ATGATTACGTTAATCGCTTCATTGCAAACCATAGTTTTTCTTTTAGTCCTCTTAGCCACGGTAAAGCCATTAGGCTGGTACATGGCTAAAGTCTATGAAGGAAAACATTTCTGGTTGAATCGTATTGGGGATCGACTTGAACTATTCATTTATCGAGCATGCCGCATTAAAACGAGCCAAGCCATGGATTGGAAATGTTATTTAACGTCCATGCTTATTTTTAACCTCCTCGGCTTACTCGCGGTTTATCTCATTCAACGTTTGCAAATTTATCTTCCTTTAAATCCACACCAATTCCCCTCCCCCACGTCTGATTTAGCCTTAAATACCGCAGTAAGCTTTGCCACCAATACCAATTGGCAAGCTTATGCGGGTGAAACCACCATGAGTTATTTTACACAAATGCTCGCGTTAACCCCCCAAAACTTTATTTCTGCAGCAACGGGGATGTCTTTATTGGTTGCCATAAGTCGTGGCATTGCTCAACACGAAAGCACAAACCTAGGTAATTTTTGGGTAGATATGGTACGAAGCATCCTCTACATTCTACTGCCCTTATCCTTTATCTTTGCTTTAATTCTAGTATCGCAAGGAGTCATTCAAAATATTAAACCCAATCAAACCATCCACCTTGTACAAACCGACCAACAGTCACTCATTGATGCATCAGGACAACCTATTAAAGACAAGAGCAATACTATTCAGACAGCCACAAAGCCACTAACAGAACAAGTTATTCCCATGGGCCCAGTTGCCTCCCAAGTTGCCATCAAACAATTAGGCACTAATGGCGGCGGCTTTTTCAATACCAACTCAGCGCACCCATTTGAAAATCCGACGCCTTTAAGCAACTTTTTAGAGATGCTCGCGATTCTATTAATTCCTGCAGCTCTTTGTTATACCTTCGGAGAATTGGTCCATGACCGTCGCCAGGGTTGGGCTATTCTTACAGCTATGTTTATTGTTTTTATTCCTTTTGTGATGTTCGGAATCATGGCAGAACAAAAAGGAAATCCTGCGTTAACCTCTATGGGTATTAGTCCAACGGCTATCGCCAGCAGCTATCCTGGAGGTAATATGGAAGGTAAGGAAACGCGTTTCGGAATCACCAGCTCTGCTCTATGGAGTATGGCGACGACTGCAGCCTCCAATGGCTCGGTAAATTCAATGCTCGACTCCTACACACCTCTAGGCGGATTAATTCCCTTATGGATGATGCATTTAAACGAGGCAATCTTTGGTGGAGCTGGCTCTGGACTATATGGAATGTTAATGTTTGTCATTCTTACCGTATTCGTAACCGGGTTAATGGTCGGCCGAACGCCTGAATATTTAGGCAAAAAGATTGAGCCCTATGAAATGAAAATGGCATCCGTGGCCGTTTTAGTCATGCCACTTAGTGTTCTTGTTTCCACCGCATTAGCAGTAGTAACTCAAAGTGGGTTAAGTGCGATTAGTAACCCTGGAATGCATGGATTTACTGAGGTTCTGTATACATTCACCTCCATAGGCAACAACAATGGCAGCGCTTTTTCAGGGCTTAATGCCAATACGCCATTTTATAATTTGCTTGGTAGTCTCATCATGTTGATTTCTCGTTACTGGATAGCCATACCCACAGTTGCCCTTGCCGGTTCATTAGCACAAAAAAAGATAATTCCTCAAACGACAGGAACGCTAGCTACCCATACCCCTCTGTTTATTATCCTGCTCATTTGCATCATTTTTCTGGTCGGTGCACTCTCATTTCTACCCGCCTTAGCACTAGGGCCAATAGTAGAACATCTAACCTTGTGGGGCCAATATGGATCTTAA
- the kdpB gene encoding potassium-transporting ATPase subunit KdpB: MDLKMHRLSFWGSDIVKLALRASFLKLTPQYQIRNPIMFTVYIASLLTTALFIQSWLGQGEADTGFILAITLWLWFTLIFANFAESMAEGRGKAQAEALRKARHEIQAKKLAKPKKDAAITHIRSGCLRAGDIVLVETGDFIPSDGEVVEGIASVNESAITGESAPVIRESGGDRSAVTGGTQVLSDWLIIRITSNPGETFLDQMISLVEGAQRQKTPNELALTILLAALTIVFLLVCATLLPFSIYSVTSAGIGKVISITTLVALFICLAPTTIGGLLSAIGIAGMDRMIQANIIAMSGRAVEAAGDVDILLLDKTGTVTLGNREAIEFIPLEGVSIEALADAAQLSSLADETPEGRSIVILAKEQYGLRGRDISELKASFIPFTAETRMSGANLPGRQIRKGATQAIELYLQEISGSFPKEAHQIVEQVSRQGGTPLVVLENKKILGVVHLKDIVKGGIRERFAELRCMGIKTIMVTGDNPLTAAAIAAEAGIDDFLANAKPEEKLNLIRQLQTQGHLVAMAGDGTNDAPALAQADVAVAMNSGTQAAKEAGNLIDLDSNPTKLIEVVEIGKQLLMTRGSLTTFSIANDVAKYFAILPAAFASTYPTLNNLNIMRLSTPESAILSAVIFNALIIIFLIPLALRGVKYRHVEAAKLLRGNVLVYGLGGLVIPFIGIKIIDLMLSALKAIHLSPI; encoded by the coding sequence ATGGATCTTAAAATGCATCGATTATCCTTTTGGGGTAGTGATATTGTCAAACTTGCCCTACGTGCTTCATTTTTAAAATTGACTCCACAATATCAAATTCGTAATCCGATTATGTTTACGGTTTATATTGCCTCACTATTAACGACCGCTTTATTTATTCAATCATGGTTGGGCCAGGGCGAAGCGGATACTGGCTTTATTTTAGCGATTACTTTATGGCTTTGGTTTACCCTTATTTTTGCTAATTTTGCAGAAAGCATGGCGGAAGGACGTGGAAAAGCTCAGGCTGAAGCCTTAAGAAAAGCACGCCATGAAATTCAGGCAAAAAAATTAGCAAAACCTAAAAAAGATGCGGCAATTACCCACATCCGCTCGGGGTGTTTGCGTGCTGGCGATATTGTATTAGTAGAAACGGGGGATTTTATTCCAAGTGACGGAGAAGTAGTTGAAGGGATTGCCTCCGTCAATGAAAGCGCTATTACCGGTGAAAGCGCCCCCGTAATTCGTGAAAGTGGCGGCGATCGCAGTGCCGTTACCGGAGGAACTCAGGTACTATCTGACTGGTTAATTATTCGGATTACCTCCAATCCAGGAGAAACATTTTTAGATCAAATGATCTCCCTGGTTGAAGGAGCACAACGTCAAAAAACCCCCAATGAATTAGCGCTCACCATTTTACTTGCCGCCCTAACCATCGTTTTTCTCTTAGTTTGTGCCACGCTACTTCCTTTTTCTATTTACAGTGTAACGAGTGCAGGCATCGGAAAAGTAATCAGCATCACGACCTTAGTTGCCCTGTTTATTTGTCTGGCTCCAACGACCATCGGTGGTTTACTATCCGCCATTGGTATTGCAGGCATGGATCGCATGATTCAAGCAAATATCATCGCCATGTCTGGCCGTGCAGTAGAGGCTGCAGGAGATGTTGATATATTACTGCTCGATAAAACCGGTACGGTTACCTTAGGCAATCGTGAAGCAATTGAATTTATCCCCTTAGAAGGTGTATCCATTGAAGCACTTGCTGATGCCGCACAACTGTCTTCACTTGCTGATGAAACTCCCGAGGGACGTAGTATTGTTATCTTGGCGAAAGAACAATATGGCTTGCGTGGCCGTGACATCAGCGAATTAAAAGCAAGCTTTATCCCCTTTACCGCTGAAACCCGAATGAGTGGTGCTAACTTGCCTGGACGGCAAATTAGAAAAGGGGCAACCCAAGCAATTGAATTGTATCTGCAAGAAATTAGCGGCAGTTTCCCTAAGGAAGCTCATCAAATTGTTGAACAGGTTTCCCGTCAAGGAGGAACTCCTTTAGTTGTTCTTGAAAATAAAAAAATTTTAGGTGTCGTGCATCTTAAAGATATCGTCAAAGGAGGGATTCGTGAACGCTTTGCCGAATTACGCTGTATGGGTATTAAAACCATTATGGTCACGGGAGATAATCCCTTAACCGCAGCCGCAATCGCTGCGGAAGCAGGTATCGATGACTTTTTAGCCAATGCCAAGCCCGAAGAAAAACTAAACCTCATTCGTCAATTACAAACACAAGGCCATTTGGTTGCTATGGCTGGAGATGGAACAAATGATGCCCCAGCCTTGGCACAAGCAGATGTTGCGGTAGCTATGAATTCGGGTACTCAAGCAGCCAAAGAGGCAGGAAACTTAATTGATTTAGATTCTAATCCCACAAAGCTAATTGAAGTCGTTGAAATTGGTAAACAATTGTTAATGACTCGCGGCTCACTGACTACCTTTAGCATTGCCAATGATGTCGCCAAATATTTTGCTATTTTACCCGCAGCATTTGCCAGCACCTACCCTACTTTAAACAACTTAAATATTATGCGACTCAGCACTCCTGAAAGTGCCATATTGTCTGCAGTGATTTTCAATGCGCTCATTATTATTTTTCTTATTCCTCTAGCCTTACGAGGAGTGAAATATCGCCATGTGGAAGCAGCCAAACTGCTGCGCGGTAATGTTCTAGTATATGGTTTAGGAGGCTTAGTCATTCCCTTTATCGGCATTAAGATCATTGATTTGATGTTATCAGCACTCAAAGCAATACACCTAAGCCCAATTTAA
- a CDS encoding alkane 1-monooxygenase produces the protein MKSRYWYLLVFIFPLSAIIGFVFSGVASYATFFFFSMILPAAEFFCGEDYVNPHTLETDSRTYYRGVLYGVVISQVILTFWGAYAASHSQYLFEAIGYAVAVGINGGIAFCAAHELIHKNNRFDNWMGNIVLIFTATGHAPMEHVLVHHGPFITGTPADHVHAPDGMNFYTYYLKSMVGLRTSAFAAEKKLMRRKGYSLFSLHNRLVTLNLATFLLALFLTIFWGYVALFYFIGVVLVSSIVILGAAYIQHYGLERFTLPDGSYEKFSAMHCWNSNYILTNYLLFQLPRHSIHHLRPGRDYEVSVDSPENPQLPYGYFVCSLLIFIPGWWRKLMEQPVQKNLELRRRAVL, from the coding sequence ATGAAAAGTCGTTATTGGTATTTACTGGTTTTTATCTTTCCTCTTTCCGCAATCATTGGTTTTGTGTTTAGCGGGGTTGCCAGCTATGCGACATTTTTCTTTTTTAGCATGATACTTCCTGCTGCTGAATTTTTTTGTGGTGAGGATTATGTAAACCCCCATACCCTTGAAACGGATTCTCGTACTTACTATAGAGGGGTATTGTATGGGGTGGTTATCAGCCAGGTTATTTTAACCTTTTGGGGGGCTTATGCTGCCAGCCATAGTCAGTACTTATTTGAGGCGATTGGCTATGCGGTTGCTGTTGGTATCAATGGCGGGATTGCCTTTTGTGCAGCTCATGAATTAATTCATAAAAATAATCGTTTTGATAATTGGATGGGGAATATTGTTTTAATTTTTACGGCTACAGGCCATGCTCCTATGGAGCATGTGTTGGTTCATCACGGTCCTTTTATTACGGGAACTCCTGCGGATCACGTACATGCTCCAGATGGGATGAATTTTTACACTTATTATTTAAAGTCTATGGTAGGTCTACGTACCTCAGCTTTTGCTGCAGAAAAGAAATTAATGCGGCGTAAAGGGTATTCTCTATTCAGTTTGCATAATCGCTTAGTGACATTAAATCTCGCCACATTTTTATTGGCTTTATTCTTAACCATCTTTTGGGGGTATGTGGCACTTTTTTATTTCATTGGGGTGGTGCTTGTTAGTAGTATCGTTATTCTGGGGGCCGCCTATATTCAACATTATGGATTGGAACGATTTACGTTGCCGGATGGAAGTTACGAAAAGTTTAGTGCCATGCATTGTTGGAATTCCAATTATATTTTAACTAACTATCTCTTGTTTCAGTTACCTCGCCATTCGATACACCATCTGCGTCCAGGCCGTGATTATGAGGTTAGTGTGGATAGCCCTGAAAATCCGCAATTACCTTATGGATATTTTGTATGTAGTTTGCTCATCTTCATTCCGGGCTGGTGGCGCAAGTTGATGGAGCAACCAGTTCAGAAAAATTTGGAGTTGCGGCGACGGGCAGTATTGTAG
- a CDS encoding HAD-IB family hydrolase: MQQPIAVFDFDGTLSNGVCGLRFFRYLLGNMGYCQFIFRNAFWSLLFLSRLSDEYALNKMVHSVFKGRKLEELTQIADEFSKEIIPNHLYEKIVQRLVWHKEQGHRNIIITRSLDLYMRPWGKQIEIHDMIATQLEVTDEGFLTGNIANHSFVGEKKLLALRELLHNQEHGTVYAYGDSASDRYILAAADYAYWIRNPADHVDLSLVDPLTHAQWKKDYKI; encoded by the coding sequence ATGCAACAACCTATAGCTGTTTTTGACTTTGATGGCACGCTCAGCAACGGGGTTTGTGGCCTTAGATTTTTTCGTTATTTACTAGGCAATATGGGTTATTGCCAATTCATTTTCCGTAACGCATTCTGGAGCTTACTTTTTTTATCAAGACTCAGTGATGAATACGCGCTAAATAAAATGGTCCACTCCGTCTTTAAAGGGCGAAAACTGGAAGAGCTAACCCAGATTGCTGATGAGTTTTCCAAAGAAATAATCCCCAATCATCTTTATGAAAAAATTGTACAACGACTGGTGTGGCATAAAGAACAAGGGCATCGTAACATCATTATTACCCGCTCTTTAGATCTTTATATGAGGCCATGGGGTAAACAAATCGAAATCCATGACATGATTGCCACTCAACTTGAAGTAACGGATGAAGGATTCTTAACCGGCAACATTGCCAACCATAGCTTTGTCGGAGAAAAAAAACTACTCGCATTAAGAGAGCTCCTACATAACCAAGAACATGGGACTGTCTATGCTTATGGTGATAGTGCTAGTGATCGTTATATTCTGGCTGCCGCGGATTACGCCTATTGGATTCGTAATCCTGCCGACCATGTCGATCTATCCTTAGTTGATCCTCTAACCCATGCACAATGGAAAAAAGACTATAAAATTTAG
- the kdpF gene encoding K(+)-transporting ATPase subunit F — MITYLVAGIIAVGLLVYLLFVLFKPEFF; from the coding sequence ATGATTACCTATCTAGTTGCAGGAATAATTGCTGTTGGCTTGCTGGTTTATCTGCTGTTTGTTTTATTTAAACCAGAATTTTTTTAA
- a CDS encoding diacylglycerol kinase: protein MLKFLAKVGLQIKRATFYSLDGLKVAFKEEFAFRLEVYTSFIALPAAFWIGDSALERIALISSFLLVPIVELLNSAVETALNRIDRSWHELTKKAKDIGSAAVMLAILNALIVWLIIMLPHS from the coding sequence ATGCTAAAGTTTCTGGCAAAAGTAGGGTTGCAAATTAAAAGAGCAACATTTTATTCGTTAGACGGATTAAAAGTTGCATTCAAAGAGGAGTTTGCATTCCGCTTAGAAGTTTATACAAGCTTTATTGCCTTGCCTGCCGCCTTTTGGATAGGAGATTCAGCATTGGAACGTATAGCCTTAATCAGCTCTTTTTTATTAGTTCCTATAGTTGAGCTACTCAATTCCGCCGTAGAAACTGCATTAAATCGTATTGATCGAAGTTGGCATGAATTAACCAAGAAAGCGAAAGATATTGGTTCTGCCGCCGTCATGCTGGCAATACTCAATGCACTTATAGTATGGCTTATTATTATGCTCCCGCACAGTTAG
- the kdpC gene encoding potassium-transporting ATPase subunit KdpC — MLKEAINQMKTALILLILLSVLTGFIYPLTVTGLAQIFFPWKANGSLIKQNNQFVGSQLIGQPFSDGAYFWGRPSATTPYAYNGAASSGSNFGPSNPNFLSIVKERMTHLRQADPQNEQAVPIDLVTASGSGLDPEISPVAARYQVPRIANIRKLPEADIYQLVEQYSKPRTLRILGEPRVNVLELNLALDNLRSRNAPKSP; from the coding sequence ATGCTAAAAGAAGCAATAAATCAAATGAAAACTGCGTTGATATTGCTTATTTTACTTAGTGTTTTAACTGGCTTTATTTATCCACTTACCGTAACTGGATTAGCACAGATTTTTTTCCCGTGGAAAGCTAATGGCAGCTTAATAAAGCAAAATAATCAATTTGTTGGCTCACAATTAATTGGACAACCCTTCTCCGATGGAGCCTATTTTTGGGGCCGACCATCGGCTACAACACCTTATGCCTATAATGGCGCCGCATCCTCCGGCTCAAATTTTGGCCCTTCAAATCCTAATTTTTTGTCTATAGTGAAAGAAAGGATGACCCACTTAAGGCAAGCAGATCCACAGAATGAACAAGCTGTACCTATCGATTTGGTTACCGCATCAGGTAGTGGTCTCGATCCTGAGATTAGCCCCGTTGCTGCAAGATACCAAGTGCCACGAATTGCCAACATACGTAAGCTTCCTGAAGCGGATATCTATCAACTAGTGGAACAATACAGCAAGCCACGAACATTGAGAATCTTAGGTGAGCCGCGTGTTAATGTTTTGGAGTTAAATCTTGCTTTGGATAATTTAAGGAGCAGAAATGCCCCAAAATCGCCCTAA
- a CDS encoding sensor histidine kinase, translating to MPQNRPNPDHLLQRIAEEERQEHHGKLKIYLGASPGVGKTHEMLHDAYEKQQQGLDVVIGIAESHGREEIDSFLNNFEIIPRKGVPYREKTYYEFDLDAALQRHPGLILVDELAHTNTPGLRHAKRWQDIKELLERGIDVYTTLNIQHIESLKDDVAQIIHAPIIETVPNSMIERADTIELVDLPPEDLLKRLQEGKIYIPKQAEFAREHFFRKGNLIALRELALRVTAERVGSDVLWYRHGEGVKEIWPVKDKILVCVGPNPETLKLIRAAKKLATHLQAEWIAVYIDVPQKNHGARTLAIKNLRLAELLGAQTHVLSGFDIVKEVLRFAHEQNVTQIMIWKHIRTRLRDWFYRNLTDEIVRQSGDIDVYIITGRSDKVPRKKTKAPTRTYPWKVYGLVLLVLPLVTLFNFALEPFLDTANLIMIYLLAVILISLCGHRGPSLFASILSVFACAYFFVAPRYSFAISDIQFSITLIIMLLVSQTISYLTILIRHQEESSRFTQHQTTALYAFSRQLIRSRSINKLLSFGVEYIAHTFESDVMALMPKKNHLAVQVSFPSSMRLDAKEQSIAQWVFDMGQPAGMGTDTLSLSNALYLPLASASGVIGVIRVQSRDQQLLTPEQRGLLDSYVNQMSLALEIDLLHEKNRKKELEIERDRARTSLLTSIYHDLSFPLKSVINAINGLKSNQEANLRLIESNIDHEINKLNHLNNNLYQMICLETEGISLKKTPCALEEIIHAALKISSALFEQRPIKLTLPEHMPLINVDPRYIQEVLMHLLDNAIKFSDPKSQIRLSAQITTINLIVSIEDIGLEIDAEERAELFKKFYRSKEALEEHGLGLGLSICEKIISAHQGTIWVENIPSKGTIFRFSLPIN from the coding sequence ATGCCCCAAAATCGCCCTAACCCAGACCATTTATTACAACGAATAGCGGAAGAAGAACGTCAAGAGCATCATGGAAAACTCAAAATTTATTTAGGTGCCTCACCTGGTGTTGGTAAAACTCATGAAATGCTCCACGATGCCTATGAGAAGCAACAGCAAGGGCTTGATGTGGTTATTGGCATTGCCGAATCTCATGGCCGTGAGGAAATAGATAGCTTTCTTAATAATTTTGAGATTATTCCTCGTAAAGGAGTACCTTATCGTGAGAAAACCTACTATGAATTTGATCTTGATGCCGCACTTCAACGACATCCGGGGCTAATTTTAGTAGACGAACTGGCCCACACGAATACCCCAGGATTACGGCATGCCAAACGATGGCAAGACATTAAAGAGCTTTTAGAACGCGGCATTGATGTATATACCACCTTAAATATTCAGCACATTGAAAGTTTAAAAGATGATGTGGCACAAATTATTCATGCTCCAATTATCGAGACCGTTCCCAACTCAATGATTGAACGTGCCGACACCATTGAGCTCGTTGATTTACCTCCTGAAGACTTATTAAAAAGACTTCAGGAAGGGAAAATATACATCCCCAAACAAGCAGAATTTGCCCGTGAACATTTTTTCCGTAAAGGTAATTTAATTGCCTTACGCGAATTAGCATTACGTGTCACAGCCGAACGAGTAGGTTCTGATGTTTTATGGTACCGGCATGGGGAAGGTGTTAAAGAGATTTGGCCTGTAAAAGATAAAATACTGGTTTGCGTCGGCCCGAATCCAGAAACGCTGAAACTCATTCGCGCAGCCAAAAAACTGGCAACACACCTACAGGCAGAATGGATCGCTGTATACATTGATGTTCCACAAAAAAATCATGGTGCACGCACACTTGCAATTAAAAATTTACGTTTGGCCGAACTGCTAGGTGCGCAGACCCACGTACTATCCGGATTTGACATTGTCAAAGAGGTTTTGCGTTTTGCACATGAACAAAACGTCACGCAAATTATGATTTGGAAACATATTAGAACCCGCCTTCGCGATTGGTTTTATAGAAATTTAACTGATGAGATTGTTCGTCAAAGCGGTGATATTGATGTGTACATCATTACTGGACGCAGCGACAAAGTACCGCGAAAAAAAACAAAAGCACCAACGCGAACATACCCATGGAAAGTGTATGGATTAGTCCTCCTAGTACTGCCTCTTGTGACCCTATTCAATTTTGCTTTAGAACCATTTCTCGACACTGCGAATCTTATTATGATTTATTTGTTGGCAGTTATCCTTATCTCTTTATGCGGGCATCGCGGGCCTTCGCTCTTTGCTTCGATATTGAGTGTTTTTGCTTGTGCCTATTTTTTCGTTGCACCACGATATAGTTTTGCAATCAGCGACATCCAATTTTCAATTACCCTGATCATCATGCTACTGGTTTCACAGACTATTAGCTATTTAACTATCCTCATTCGCCATCAGGAAGAATCTTCTCGCTTTACCCAACACCAAACAACCGCCTTGTATGCATTCAGTCGTCAACTTATCCGTTCACGTAGCATTAATAAGCTATTAAGTTTTGGCGTCGAGTATATTGCTCATACTTTTGAAAGTGATGTTATGGCGTTAATGCCTAAAAAAAATCATCTCGCAGTTCAAGTCAGTTTTCCCTCATCAATGAGGCTGGATGCAAAAGAACAAAGTATTGCTCAATGGGTATTTGATATGGGGCAACCTGCAGGAATGGGTACAGATACCCTATCCTTATCTAACGCTCTTTATTTGCCATTAGCCAGCGCTTCTGGAGTCATTGGCGTAATAAGGGTGCAATCCCGAGACCAACAATTACTTACTCCTGAACAACGTGGATTGCTCGATTCTTATGTGAATCAAATGTCCCTAGCCTTGGAAATTGATTTATTACATGAAAAAAATCGCAAGAAAGAACTGGAAATAGAAAGAGATCGCGCACGAACCTCATTATTAACCTCAATTTATCATGATTTAAGTTTCCCACTGAAAAGCGTGATTAATGCCATAAATGGTTTAAAAAGTAATCAAGAAGCAAATCTTCGTCTTATTGAAAGCAACATCGATCATGAGATAAATAAATTAAATCACTTAAACAATAACCTTTATCAAATGATCTGTCTTGAAACCGAGGGAATCAGTCTGAAAAAAACCCCCTGTGCCTTAGAGGAAATTATCCATGCAGCTCTCAAAATTTCCAGTGCTCTCTTTGAGCAAAGACCCATAAAATTAACTCTTCCCGAGCATATGCCCTTAATTAATGTGGATCCGCGATACATTCAAGAGGTACTCATGCATTTGCTCGATAATGCCATTAAATTTTCTGACCCAAAATCACAAATTCGCCTTTCTGCACAAATTACTACGATTAATTTGATTGTGAGTATTGAAGACATTGGTTTGGAAATTGATGCTGAGGAACGAGCCGAATTATTTAAAAAATTCTACCGCAGTAAGGAGGCTCTTGAGGAGCATGGCCTAGGATTAGGCTTATCCATCTGTGAGAAAATAATTTCCGCACATCAAGGGACGATTTGGGTAGAAAATATTCCAAGCAAAGGAACGATTTTTCGCTTTTCATTGCCTATAAATTAA